One Salvelinus namaycush isolate Seneca chromosome 4, SaNama_1.0, whole genome shotgun sequence genomic window carries:
- the h3f3d gene encoding H3 histone, family 3D: MARTKQTARKSTGGKAPRKQLATKAARKSAPSTGGVKKPHRYRPGTVALREIRRYQKSTELLIRKLPFQRLVREIAQDFKTDLRFQSAAIGALQEASEAYLVGLFEDTNLCAIHAKRVTIMPKDIQLARRIRGERA; the protein is encoded by the exons ATGGCACGTACTAAGCAGACCGCCCGTAAATCCACTGGCGGAAAAGCGCCCAGGAAACAGCTGGCCACCAAGGCTGCAAGGAAAAGCGCACCATCTACTGGCGGTGTGAAGAAGCCTCACAGATACAG GCCGGGTACAGTGGCTCTGAGAGAAATCCGTAGGTACCAGAAATCCACTGAGCTGCTGATCAGGAAGCTGCCCTTCCAGCGTCTGGTCCGTGAAATTGCCCAGGACTTCAAGACTGACCTCCGCTTCCAGAGTGCAGCCATTGGCGCTCTGCAG GAAGCCAGTGAAGCATACCTTGTTGGCCTGTTTGAGGACACCAACCTGTGTGCCATCCATGCCAAGAGGGTCACCATCATGCCCAAAGACATTCAGCTGGCCAGGCGAATCCGAGGCGAGCGTGCATAA
- the LOC120046041 gene encoding G-protein coupled estrogen receptor 1-like, producing MEVRTYMDYPVAIYSNITEQLNGSSAPSSGLAGEEPDPHQHYTISVFLSCLYTIFLFPVGFIGNVLILAVNLSHKGRMTAPDLYFVNLAAADLVLVADSLIEVFNLSEHYYDMAALCTFMALFLQVNMYSSVFFLTWMSFDRFVVLAGSMGLGRSMPRARLTCCLIWVTSALLTLLPFTVAQVQHTGELHFCFANVSQIQWLEVTLGFLLPFCVLGLCYWRIALVLVSAQREHSGLQRRPQKRKALRMISAAVLVFFACWLPQNMFVSVHLLRGDVDGTLWHDYPLTAHMVNLAAFSNSCLNPLVYSFLGETFQDKLRSFIKENISWAKLDSSCWSS from the coding sequence ATGGAGGTGCGCACGTACATGGACTATCCCGTTGCGATTTATAGCAACATCACAGAGCAGTTGAATGGCTCCTCAGCCCCCTCCTCTGGGCTGGCAGGAGAGGAACCTGACCCCCACCAGCATTACACCATCAGCGTCTTCCTCTCCTGCCTCTACACAATCTTCCTTTTCCCCGTGGGCTTCATCGGGAACGTCCTCATCCTGGCCGTCAACCTGAGCCACAAGGGACGCATGACCGCCCCCGATCTTTACTTTGTCAACCTGGCGGCTGCCGACCTGGTCCTGGTGGCTGACTCCCTGATTGAGGTGTTCAACCTTAGTGAGCACTACTATGACATGGCTGCCCTGTGCACCTTCATGGCCCTGTTCCTGCAGGTCAACATGTACAGCAGCGTCTTCTTCCTGACCTGGATGAGCTTCGACCGGTTTGTGGTGCTGGCGGGCTCAATGGGTCTGGGCAGGAGCATGCCCCGGGCCCGTCTGACCTGCTGCCTGATCTGGGTGACCTCCGCCCTGCTCACCCTGCTGCCCTTCACCGTGGCCCAGGTGCAGCACACCGGGGAGCTCCACTTCTGCTTCGCGAACGTATCCCAGATCCAGTGGCTGGAGGTTACGCTGGGCTTCCTGCTGCCCTTCTGCGTGCTGGGCCTCTGCTACTGGAGGATCGCCCTGGTTCTGGTGAGCGCTCAAAGGGAGCACAGTGGGCTGCAGCGGCGGCCACAGAAGAGGAAGGCTTTGAGGATGATTTCTGCGGCCGTGTTGGTGTTCTTTGCCTGTTGGTTACCGCAGAACATGTTTGTCAGTGTGCACCTGCTGAGAGGCGATGTGGATGGAACGTTGTGGCATGACTACCCTCTGACGGCCCACATGGTCAACCTGGCTGCCTTCTCCAACAGCTGCCTCAACCCCCTGGTCTACAGCTTCCTGGGGGAGACCTTCCAGGACAAGCTAAGGAGCTTCATCAAGGAAAACATCAGCTGGGCCAAGTTAGACAGCTCCTGTTGGAGTAGCTAG
- the c4h8orf33 gene encoding UPF0488 protein C8orf33 homolog isoform X2: MEKEIGTPVPSGAVALKESKEEKPQGQNAQQVIKAPEPTTSSKAKKNKKSGHKKKASDGQQKQMTNLTDTEGAREEDGTMLTTEQQLKRELDWCIEQLELGMATLKATPKQKEEASRALKTLRSSKAPLAKKRQVMRAMSGDYRKKMEEEKHKQFKLIQGAMTSAQVKVVADPAKKSIFHRKAEGETETLPLKSNAKSQQENLQAQTPNTSVLNQENSTFVFTPANEEFCFNFL, encoded by the exons atggagaaagaaatTGGCACACCAGTACCCTCAGGGGCTGTAGCCCTGAAAGAGTCCAAAGAGGAAAAGCCTCAGGGCCAGAACGCTCAACAAGTAATTAAAGCACCTGAGCCAACCACATCTTCTAAAGCCAAGAAAAATAAGAAATCTGGTCATAAGAAAAAAGCCAGTGATGGACAGCAAAAACAGATGACAAACTTGACAGACACAGAAGGGGCTCGTGAGGAGGATGGCACAATGCTG ACTACAGAACAGCAGCTGAAAAGAGAGCTGGACTGGTGCATTGAGCAGCTGGAGCTGGGCATGGCTACTCTGAAGGCTACGCCAAAACAGA AGGAGGAGGCCTCTCGTGCCCTTAAGACGCTGCGCAGCTCCAAAGCCCCCCTGGCAAAGAAGAGGCAGGTGATGAGGGCAATGTCTGGGGACTAcaggaagaagatggaggaggagaagcaCAAGCAGTTCAAATTGATTCAGGGTG CAATGACATCGGCTCAGGTCAAAGTCGTGGCAGACCCTGCTAAGAAGTCTATTTTCCACAGGAAAGCGGAAGGTGAAACAGAGACTCTACCCTTAAAATCCAATGCAAAGAGTCAACAAGAGAATTTACAGGCACAGACTCCAAACACAAGTGTGCTGAACCAGGAGAACTCAACTTTTGTCTTCACTCCTGCTAATGAAGAGTTCTGCTTTAACTTCCTCTGA
- the c4h8orf33 gene encoding UPF0488 protein C8orf33 homolog isoform X1, with amino-acid sequence MTEHKTLVIDFEPRVNDTAQGEQNQQSRAEKQLWVHSENSFTFNFFPEGAPAAQGAETDLSDVKHQFAGLQTKTSTASTEQGSGFSFNFQIPVSTPGEMEKEIGTPVPSGAVALKESKEEKPQGQNAQQVIKAPEPTTSSKAKKNKKSGHKKKASDGQQKQMTNLTDTEGAREEDGTMLTTEQQLKRELDWCIEQLELGMATLKATPKQKEEASRALKTLRSSKAPLAKKRQVMRAMSGDYRKKMEEEKHKQFKLIQGAMTSAQVKVVADPAKKSIFHRKAEGETETLPLKSNAKSQQENLQAQTPNTSVLNQENSTFVFTPANEEFCFNFL; translated from the exons ATGACAGAGCATAAGACACTGGTCATAG ACTTTGAGCCTCGGGTGAATGACACTGCCCAAGGCGAACAGAACCAACAAAGCAGAGCAGAGAAACAACTCTGGGTACACAGTGAAAACTCTTTCACTTTCAACTTCTTCCCTGAGGGTGCACCAGCAGCACAGGGGGCAGAAACTGACCTCTCAGATGTGAAACACCAGTTTGCAGGATTACAGACAAAAACATCCACCGCTTCTACAGAACAGGGTTCTGGTTTTTCATTCAACTTCCAAATCCCTGTTAGTACACCaggggagatggagaaagaaatTGGCACACCAGTACCCTCAGGGGCTGTAGCCCTGAAAGAGTCCAAAGAGGAAAAGCCTCAGGGCCAGAACGCTCAACAAGTAATTAAAGCACCTGAGCCAACCACATCTTCTAAAGCCAAGAAAAATAAGAAATCTGGTCATAAGAAAAAAGCCAGTGATGGACAGCAAAAACAGATGACAAACTTGACAGACACAGAAGGGGCTCGTGAGGAGGATGGCACAATGCTG ACTACAGAACAGCAGCTGAAAAGAGAGCTGGACTGGTGCATTGAGCAGCTGGAGCTGGGCATGGCTACTCTGAAGGCTACGCCAAAACAGA AGGAGGAGGCCTCTCGTGCCCTTAAGACGCTGCGCAGCTCCAAAGCCCCCCTGGCAAAGAAGAGGCAGGTGATGAGGGCAATGTCTGGGGACTAcaggaagaagatggaggaggagaagcaCAAGCAGTTCAAATTGATTCAGGGTG CAATGACATCGGCTCAGGTCAAAGTCGTGGCAGACCCTGCTAAGAAGTCTATTTTCCACAGGAAAGCGGAAGGTGAAACAGAGACTCTACCCTTAAAATCCAATGCAAAGAGTCAACAAGAGAATTTACAGGCACAGACTCCAAACACAAGTGTGCTGAACCAGGAGAACTCAACTTTTGTCTTCACTCCTGCTAATGAAGAGTTCTGCTTTAACTTCCTCTGA
- the anks3 gene encoding ankyrin repeat and SAM domain-containing protein 3 isoform X1, whose translation MSELSDEASESEQFGVSLSLWLGDINTLVRPEELDVPLDLHTACSIGQYDVVSECIKKGEVNLDSKNIGGWTPLMYSSYIGHDNIANLLLEAGVNVNATTGKGLTPLMLAASCGNESIAYFLMQQGAELELKDSRGWTALYHCTSTGHQQMVKFLLDSNANVNVKEPGSGFTPLMEAAASGHEIIVQCLLDHGVKLDERNAKGETARALAMMYGHTKIASLIDMRSPKAKAGHFEDLSSSEDSDSSAPPRLSRLSRSRAKGPSIHDGPQAIAKFRVGGPSKHSEPAVAPPGYIAFRDVGEQSEGMCFRDVTSPINELDGQSNSSRDESPFFDNDMPTMRSSSSSSEGLPRVIGLSREGSLESNEDSDQAKKSCSRRANKGHHGKGKGRHGSSSETVQPGGPGNCGMRSPVGGHPNYAGPKDLAEFLEQIGFSKYLPLLEEQDIDLRIFLTLTENDLKEVGITLFGPKRKMTSAIARWHSSARPPSDALEQAYADQLEAEMQEMAIQLHKRCEEVEGLQGQMSQEKELRTVMEGCLMEYKMAWRKVHIELVDNHRLAQDMNAVLEKARACRCELLSRLSADGNGSPYHGDGKLKGDTGGKGGEGLKSTSVSELMTTLDSYEEELGETLQAVLQNLRRLSVPEKVTDSWEQP comes from the exons ATGTCGGAGTTGAGCGATGAGGCGAGTGAATCGGAGCAGTTTGGTGTCAGCCTCTCCCTGTGGCTAGGGGACATTAACACTTTAGTGCGACCTGAGGAATTGGATGTTCCCCTCGACCTCCACACCGCCTGCTCTATTGGCCAGTATGATGTGGTATCAGAGTGTATTAAAAA AGGGGAGGTGAACTTGGACAGCAAGAACATTGGTGGCTGGACTCCCCTGATGTATTCCTCATATATTGGGCATGACAACATTGCTAATCTTTTGCTGGAGGCTGGAGTGAACGTTAATGCCACCACTGGCAAAGGTCTGACACCCCTTATGCTGGCAGCGAGCTGTGGGAATGAAAGCATTGCATACTTCCTAATGCAG CAAGGTGCTGAGTTGGAGCTGAAGGACTCTCGAGGCTGGACAGCCCTGTACCACTGCACCAGCACTGGCCACCAGCAGATGGTCAAGTTCCTGTTGGATAGCAATGCCAATGTCAATGTGAA AGAGCCAGGGTCTGGCTTCACTCCGCTGATGGAGGCTGCTGCTTCTGGACATGAAATCATTGTACAATGCCTCCTTGACCAT GGTGTCAAATTAGATGAGCGGAACGCCAAAGGAGAGACCGCTCGTGCCCTGGCTATGATGTACGGCCACACAAAGATCGCCAGCCTCATTGACATGCGCTCTCCTAAAGCCAAAGCAG GACACTTTGAGGACCTGAGTTCGTCGGAGGACTCTGACAGCAGTGCTCCCCCCAGACTGAGTCGCTTGAGTCGCAGCCGAGCCAAGGGCCCCAGCATCCACGATGGGCCTCAAGCCATCGCCAAATtcagagtgggaggccccagcaAACACTCAG AGCCAGCGGTTGCGCCCCCGGGATACATTGCATTCCGTGATGTCGGGGAGCAGAGTGAGGGCATGTGTTTCCGTGACGTCACCTCGCCTATCAACGAGCTGGATGGCCAGAGCAACAGCAGCAGAG ATGAGAGCCCCTTCTTTGATAACGACATGCCCACCATGaggagcagcagtagtagcagcgaGGGACTTCCCCGCGTGATCGGACTTAGCCGGGAGGGCTCGCTGGAGAGTAACGAG GACTCGGATCAGGCTAAAAAGAGCTGCTCCCGCCGCGCAAACAAGGGTCATCACGGTAAAGGCAAGGGTCGCCATGGTAGCAGCAGTGAAACGGTGCAGCCCGGTGGCCCAGGGAACTGTGGGATGCGCTCGCCTGTAGGTGGTCATCCCAACTATGCAGGTCCCAAG GATCTGGCTGAGTTCCTGGAGCAGATTGGCTTTTCCAAGTACCTCCCCCTGTTGGAGGAACAGGACATTGACCTAAGGATATTCCTCACCCTCACAGAGAATGACCTTAAGGAAGTGGGAATCAC GCTTTTTGGACCCAAGCGCAAGATGACCTCAGCGATTGCACGTTGGCACAGTAGTGCCCGGCCACCTAGTGACGCTCTGGAGCAGGCCTACGCGGACCAACTGGAGGCTGAGATGCAGGAAATGGCCATTCAGCTACATAAG CGGTGTGAGGAGGTGGAGGGCCTGCAGGGCCAGATGTCTCAAGAGAAGGAATTGCGCACAGTGATGGAGGGATGCCTGATGGAGTACAAGATGGCCTGGAGGAAGGTGCACATAGAGCTGGTGGACAACCACAGACTGGCCCAAGACATGAATGCCGTGCTAGAAAAGGCCCGCGCCTGCCGCTGCGAGCTCCTGTCTCGCCTCAGTGCCGACGGCAACGGCAGTCCTTACCACGGCGACGGAAAACTGAAAGGCGATACTGGTGGAAAAG GTGGAGAAGGCTTGAAATCCACCAGTGTCTCGGAGTTAATGACAACGCTGGATTCGTATGAAGAGGAGCTAG GGGAGACCCTCCAGGCTGTCCTGCAGAACCTGAGGAGACTGAGTGTCCCAGAGAAGGtcacagacagctgggaacagccTTAG
- the anks3 gene encoding ankyrin repeat and SAM domain-containing protein 3 isoform X2 has product MSELSDEASESEQFGVSLSLWLGDINTLVRPEELDVPLDLHTACSIGQYDVVSECIKKGEVNLDSKNIGGWTPLMYSSYIGHDNIANLLLEAGVNVNATTGKGLTPLMLAASCGNESIAYFLMQQGAELELKDSRGWTALYHCTSTGHQQMVKFLLDSNANVNVKEPGSGFTPLMEAAASGHEIIVQCLLDHGVKLDERNAKGETARALAMMYGHTKIASLIDMRSPKAKAGHFEDLSSSEDSDSSAPPRLSRLSRSRAKGPSIHDGPQAIAKFRVGGPSKHSEPAVAPPGYIAFRDVGEQSEGMCFRDVTSPINELDGQSNSSRDESPFFDNDMPTMRSSSSSSEGLPRVIGLSREGSLESNEDSDQAKKSCSRRANKGHHGKGKGRHGSSSETVQPGGPGNCGMRSPDLAEFLEQIGFSKYLPLLEEQDIDLRIFLTLTENDLKEVGITLFGPKRKMTSAIARWHSSARPPSDALEQAYADQLEAEMQEMAIQLHKRCEEVEGLQGQMSQEKELRTVMEGCLMEYKMAWRKVHIELVDNHRLAQDMNAVLEKARACRCELLSRLSADGNGSPYHGDGKLKGDTGGKGGEGLKSTSVSELMTTLDSYEEELGETLQAVLQNLRRLSVPEKVTDSWEQP; this is encoded by the exons ATGTCGGAGTTGAGCGATGAGGCGAGTGAATCGGAGCAGTTTGGTGTCAGCCTCTCCCTGTGGCTAGGGGACATTAACACTTTAGTGCGACCTGAGGAATTGGATGTTCCCCTCGACCTCCACACCGCCTGCTCTATTGGCCAGTATGATGTGGTATCAGAGTGTATTAAAAA AGGGGAGGTGAACTTGGACAGCAAGAACATTGGTGGCTGGACTCCCCTGATGTATTCCTCATATATTGGGCATGACAACATTGCTAATCTTTTGCTGGAGGCTGGAGTGAACGTTAATGCCACCACTGGCAAAGGTCTGACACCCCTTATGCTGGCAGCGAGCTGTGGGAATGAAAGCATTGCATACTTCCTAATGCAG CAAGGTGCTGAGTTGGAGCTGAAGGACTCTCGAGGCTGGACAGCCCTGTACCACTGCACCAGCACTGGCCACCAGCAGATGGTCAAGTTCCTGTTGGATAGCAATGCCAATGTCAATGTGAA AGAGCCAGGGTCTGGCTTCACTCCGCTGATGGAGGCTGCTGCTTCTGGACATGAAATCATTGTACAATGCCTCCTTGACCAT GGTGTCAAATTAGATGAGCGGAACGCCAAAGGAGAGACCGCTCGTGCCCTGGCTATGATGTACGGCCACACAAAGATCGCCAGCCTCATTGACATGCGCTCTCCTAAAGCCAAAGCAG GACACTTTGAGGACCTGAGTTCGTCGGAGGACTCTGACAGCAGTGCTCCCCCCAGACTGAGTCGCTTGAGTCGCAGCCGAGCCAAGGGCCCCAGCATCCACGATGGGCCTCAAGCCATCGCCAAATtcagagtgggaggccccagcaAACACTCAG AGCCAGCGGTTGCGCCCCCGGGATACATTGCATTCCGTGATGTCGGGGAGCAGAGTGAGGGCATGTGTTTCCGTGACGTCACCTCGCCTATCAACGAGCTGGATGGCCAGAGCAACAGCAGCAGAG ATGAGAGCCCCTTCTTTGATAACGACATGCCCACCATGaggagcagcagtagtagcagcgaGGGACTTCCCCGCGTGATCGGACTTAGCCGGGAGGGCTCGCTGGAGAGTAACGAG GACTCGGATCAGGCTAAAAAGAGCTGCTCCCGCCGCGCAAACAAGGGTCATCACGGTAAAGGCAAGGGTCGCCATGGTAGCAGCAGTGAAACGGTGCAGCCCGGTGGCCCAGGGAACTGTGGGATGCGCTCGCCT GATCTGGCTGAGTTCCTGGAGCAGATTGGCTTTTCCAAGTACCTCCCCCTGTTGGAGGAACAGGACATTGACCTAAGGATATTCCTCACCCTCACAGAGAATGACCTTAAGGAAGTGGGAATCAC GCTTTTTGGACCCAAGCGCAAGATGACCTCAGCGATTGCACGTTGGCACAGTAGTGCCCGGCCACCTAGTGACGCTCTGGAGCAGGCCTACGCGGACCAACTGGAGGCTGAGATGCAGGAAATGGCCATTCAGCTACATAAG CGGTGTGAGGAGGTGGAGGGCCTGCAGGGCCAGATGTCTCAAGAGAAGGAATTGCGCACAGTGATGGAGGGATGCCTGATGGAGTACAAGATGGCCTGGAGGAAGGTGCACATAGAGCTGGTGGACAACCACAGACTGGCCCAAGACATGAATGCCGTGCTAGAAAAGGCCCGCGCCTGCCGCTGCGAGCTCCTGTCTCGCCTCAGTGCCGACGGCAACGGCAGTCCTTACCACGGCGACGGAAAACTGAAAGGCGATACTGGTGGAAAAG GTGGAGAAGGCTTGAAATCCACCAGTGTCTCGGAGTTAATGACAACGCTGGATTCGTATGAAGAGGAGCTAG GGGAGACCCTCCAGGCTGTCCTGCAGAACCTGAGGAGACTGAGTGTCCCAGAGAAGGtcacagacagctgggaacagccTTAG